In Rhizophagus irregularis chromosome 7, complete sequence, a single genomic region encodes these proteins:
- a CDS encoding uncharacterized protein (SECRETED:cutsite_VAA-QV; SECRETED:prob_0.4867); SECRETED:SignalP(1-23), translating to MKFNKRILFLLAVLIVLIACVAAQVPGAPAPGGDGKAPAAPGGDAGKAPAPAPGGKAPAPAPGGAPAGGKAPAGDAGKAAPGTPPAGGPPGVTPSGSASPPAATPSTSSGTAAAPKSSPGTTATGSGNSLKSEIGVSFVAIAVLGAILA from the exons atgaaattcaataAACGCATCCTCTTTCTTCTTGCTGTTCTCATTGTATTGATTGCCTGCGTTGCTGCACA GGTACCAGGGGCACCAGCACCAGGAGGCGACGGAAAAGCTCCAGCAGCACCAGGAGGTGACGCGGGAAAAGCACCAGCACCAGCACCAGGCGGAAAAGCTCCAGCTCCAGCACCAGGAGGCGCTCCAGCTGGCGGTAAAGCTCCAGCAGGCGATGCAGGAAAAGCTGCCCCAGGCACTCCACCAGCAGGAGGTCCACCAGGAGTAACACCATCAGGTTCGGCATCACCACCGGCAGCAACACCATCAACATCAAGCGGGACTGCTGCCGCACCAAAATCATCACCAGGAACAACAGCAACAGGATCCGGAAATTCTCTTAAATCTGAAATTGGAGTTTCATTCGTTGCTATTGCCGTTCTTGGTGCTATCCTCGcttaa
- a CDS encoding uncharacterized protein (SECRETED:cutsite_VAA-QG; SECRETED:prob_0.5150); SECRETED:SignalP(1-23) — MKFNNRIFFLLIVLTVLIACVAAQGPGGAPGAPAPAPGAPPPDGAPKDGAPKDGAPKDGAPKDGAPKDGAPKDGAPKDGAKGAPKDAPKDAPKDAGGDAKGKVAPPAGGAPPAGGAPAGPPPEGAAPSPAKTAAPTPGGGTGTSVAPAGASGSTPAKSATGAGNSLKAEVGVSFAAVILGAIFA; from the exons atgaaatttaataatcgtATCTTCTTTCTTCTTATTGTTCTCACCGTATTGATTGCCTGCGTTGCTGCACA GGGACCAGGAGGAGCACCAGGAGCACCAGCACCAGCACCAGGAGCACCACCACCAGATGGAGCACCTAAAGATGGAGCACCCAAAGATGGAGCACCTAAAGATGGAGCACCCAAAGATGGAGCACCCAAAGATGGAGCACCCAAAGATGGAGCACCTAAAGATGGAGCCAAAGGAGCACCCAAAGATGCACCCAAAGATGCACCCAAAGATGCAGGAGGTGATGCTAAGGGTAAAGTAGCTCCGCCAGCAGGAGGAGCACCACCAGCAGGAGGAGCACCAGCAGGACCACCACCAGAAGGAGCAGCACCATCACCAGCGAAAACAGCCGCACCTACTCCAGGTGGAGGAACAGGTACATCAGTTGCTCCAGCAGGAGCATCAGGAAGCACACCTGCCAAATCAGCAACAGGAGCCGGAAACAGTCTTAAAGCCGAAGTCGGAGTTTCATTCGCAGCTGTAATTCTTGGTGCTATATTTgcttaa
- a CDS encoding uncharacterized protein (SECRETED:cutsite_VAA-QG; SECRETED:prob_0.5554); SECRETED:SignalP(1-23), protein MKFTKRTFFLLAVLTLLIACVAAQGPADGKAPADGKAPADGKAPADGKAPADGKAPADGAADGKAPADGKAPADGKAPADGKAPADGKAPADGKAPADGKAPADGKAPADGKAPADGKAPADGKAPADGKAPGAAPGGAPAPGAAPGAAPGAAPAGAPPAGGPKGVTPAGTATPPPPPPNSAASAPKTSSTGGAAAASSGNTLKSSGVSFAAIAVLGAIFA, encoded by the exons atgaaattcacTAAACGTACCTTCTTTCTTCTTGCTGTTCTCACTTTGTTGATTGCCTGTGTTGCTGCaca AGGACCAGCTGACGGAAAAGCTCCAGCTGACGGAAAAGCTCCAGCTGACGGAAAAGCTCCAGCTGATGGAAAAGCTCCAGCCGACGGAAAAGCCCCAGCTGACGGTGCTGCTGACGGAAAAGCCCCAGCCGACGGAAAAGCCCCAGCTGACGGAAAAGCTCCAGCTGACGGAAAAGCTCCAGCTGATGGAAAAGCTCCAGCTGATGGAAAAGCTCCAGCTGACGGAAAAGCTCCAGCTGACGGAAAAGCCCCAGCCGACGGAAAAGCCCCAGCTGATGGAAAAGCTCCAGCTGATGGAAAAGCTCCAGCTGACGGAAAAGCTCCAGGTGCTGCTCCAGGTGGTGCTCCAGCTCCAGGTGCTGCTCCAGGTGCTGCTCCAGGTGCTGCTCCAGCAGGAGCTCCACCAGCAGGAGGTCCAAAAGGAGTAACACCAGCAGGCACAGCaacaccaccaccaccaccaccaaaCAGTGCTGCTTCCGCACCAAAAACATCATCAACAGGAGGAGCAGCAGCAGCATCATCCGGAAATACTCTTAAATCATCTGGAGTTTCATTCGCTGCCATTGCCGTTCTTGGTGCTATCTtcgcttaa